The genomic interval tgtttggttgtgtagggtaatatgtaatcatattcctattaattaaattaaaccgTTTGGTTGAATACATGAATCTtatgtattattttaaaaaattaaaataaaaatgtttttttatatatttatttaatgttaattatatataaaaataaaataattatttattaaagaaatttatttattaattagtaaatattaaattggggaattaccccatatactgtttttttaactttttttttttttttcaaatttacggtttgggtttctaaagtggttgcagcgctagttgcaatatgggttttatacgattttttgttgcaatttaggttgcagcgttagttgcaatagaggtttctatgtagaattttgtaaaaatgcaaaaaaaaaaaaaaaaaactatttcaagtgtaaaaatgaaaagcccatattaaattttattgtattttttattaattaaaatgaatatttctatatattttatcactacattatttatttttgtttgctaTGTCATTTATGTGTACATCATCCgcataaaatttatgtataatgaatatacatatattattgcttataatataaaaataactccGTTAAAAAAAAACCGATCTCACAAACTAAATATCTAccgtaatattttatttataataaataataatattattgttatttaaattaatttattaattcaaaaattctattcaaattaatataatagaaGGTAATGATTCAATCCTACCTTTTTTTAAAGTATCAACATTACCCTCTTCAAGGGTAGTTATAATATTAAGGGAATAACATTCTAACGCTACAGTCTCAAAACAAACAAGTAATGTTTCACATTACAATTCCCTTGTTAGCATTAACCCATTCCAAACACCCCTTAATATAATATGTTGCCTTTAGAACAAATACATAACATCTAAGTAACCAAATAATTGTCATATATATCAAACTACTCTTAAAACATTTTTATAAATAcagaaattagtataaaaatcTACACAATGTAGAGAGGATATTAGTGAACAACAACAATATTAAAGACACTTACTTATTTGGCTTTGGTACTTCCATCATTCActatcttcatcttcttcaatgattttaattagttttagaaTGTGGCTACTTCCTTTGATTTTCATcctcattttgtcatttattatGTTAGATTATCACCATACCTCACTCTTGTCATCCACAACTAAGCATTCTCGGTGGTAAGCACTCTAACCCAAGTAACTCAAGTTAAAAAGATAAACCTACGTCCTTTACTCTGACACACCACTGTCAAGAGCTTTTGTTGACCCACGGAAAAAAAATAGGTTCATGGAATTGACCCAGAAAAAACAAAGAGGGGGATGCAAAGGAGAGAGATAAAGCAGggaaaccaaataaaaatgaagACTCTGTCAATTACTATTGGGAgattaaatagaaaatgaagACTGAATTTTGAACGTACGTTTGGAATCAATTCGATAAATAGTAATTAGTTCTCCCAATTGATAGTATACATTGTAAAAAACTTCCAATTTATAGCATACGTTAACTATAAATTTTCTTAACTATataataactaattataaacaATAACGTTTATTTGGCTATTTAGATTGTCATAAGAGAAGCTAACTCACTCCCTATACAGCTCACTAACTAACCAAATAACACACAACTAACTCACTAGAATTGTCCTATTTTGATACTTATAGAAGATCCCGAGGAGCACATTATCAAATTTGTTTCTTCTAGCCTATTAACATGAGGCTCTGCAACAAGCAGTGCACTAAAGTAGATGATAAGAagaatttattttagtattttacatataaaattaatagaGTTTTTCTGACAAAATCAAATCTGGAAAAGGAAGCTCTTACCCCAGAAAAAATGGCAAAGGAAGCTAGTGCATGAAGATAAGCCACGTAGTAGAAAACATGTATAATGCAATATAAGGTGGTGGAGCCTTTTCCCATTTCATTTGAGGACCCAAAAGGGCTTGgctttttaaaatattacacgtTCTTCTCATCTTTTGGCTTTTACATTTTTGAGGTCATCTTTCCTATTGAAAAGTGAAAATGTGAACTTGACTCCAACAGTCATGATCTCCAAGCAAAGTGAGCTTTTTTTCTCCAATCTTTTGCCTTTCCAAGTTGTACAACCTTACGTGTGAACACTTTGCATTTTAGAACATTTGttcttttctctcttctctATTTCTAACTTTGGCTTTTGTTTCGTCACTATTGGGTCTTGACAAAGGTATAGAAAGcatacttattaattaattctatGCAAGAAAGGGGTATATTATTAATCTAATAGGAAAAGGTAATCCCAAAATCTTTGTGCTTGTTTACAACAATGAACttggtattttttttgttttttgaataATTGAGTGATAAGGAAGGAATTACTAGATTCCCCTCTGGTGGGTTTTGTCTAAAGTTTTGAATGTTCTTCTCattctttgttgggttttggtTTTCCTCcgtttttcctttttcctttttcttttcgcAGAACATGGCTTCCATATTTTTGGCATGATTGGTATGTTTGAGGGATGCATTTCCCATGGAACTGGCTTTCAGCAAATGGGCATTCACATTTCTGCTGCTCTTTGGCCTCTTCTTCTATGGAGGACACTCAGGTAATTTATATTGCTGTAATTTCTTGTTAATTGTTTGTTTTTGGGGAAGTTTTTCCTTTACAGCAAATTGTTCATTGAGAATGTTTTGTTTTTACTACTTGGTTTATGATCTGTTGCATGTTTAAGTGGAGGGATTACATGGGGATTCTAAAGTTAGAGCAGTAAACTTGGGAGGGTGGCTTGTAATTGAAGGTTGGATAAAGCCTTCATTGTTTGATGGAATTTCTAATGGAGACATGCTTGTAAGCTTCATTTTCCTTCTTAGAATAGTTTGGAGGTTTGTGGGTTTGCTTTACCTTTTGGAATTGACCCATCTGTATTCTGTGGATATGGTTTTCAGGACGGAACAGAGGTCCAAATCAAGTCACTAACACGACAGAAGTACTTGTCTGCTGAGAATGGTGGAGGCATGAATGTAACCGTGGATAGAGATTCACCTTCTTCCTGGGAAACCTTTAAGGTTAGATTCTCACCACAttgttatgctttttattttatgtttcacttttttttttttcgtgaaTGGAATTATCTTGCAAATTACCCAACTTCAGAATGTTAAAAATAGATCAAAAAAAATCTAACTGTTTAAGCATGGAGCACCATAAAATTTATTGTTTATTTGGAACTTTTCTTGGATTCAGTGCAACGATAAATATATCAGTTAAACATGATAGTTTTGGTTAGTGCTTTTTGATATGTAAAGGGAAGCAAGAGATTGGTTGATGATGAAGAAAGCTATGTATTAGTGGATTTGAAAGATCAAACTTTCTTAGATTGCTTTTGATTTGTGTAGTTTTGAAGGTTCCAGGCAAGGGTGAGAGGTCTGTTCTGATGACTCATTCATTTGTCTGCAGCATGCTAATTGAAACTCACTTCCTAAGTATTTAGTTAGATAGTCTTGCTTAATGCATCTTGAGATTTGAAGTCTTAAACAAACTACTAATCTTGCCCATGTTAGCTAATTTCCCATTTGGCCTCAATCTTTCATAGCTAAACCATTCAAAAATGTTTTGCTTCTGTCATTTATGTAGCTATGGAGAGTTTCCTCATCACAATTTCAGTTCAGAACATCTCAAGGCCAATTTTTGACGTGTACTGGTCTAGGATGCTCTGTTTCTGCAACTGCTGGATCTCCTTCAACTACAGAAACATTTGATGTTGAAAGGAACAATGATAGGGTTCACATAAAAACGACTACTGGAGCCTATTTGCAGGTCAGCTTTTAAATATTTCTGCTGTTATTCTAGACAATTggaagcaatttttttttaccatattGACATCCTGAAGAAGCAGCATGAGACCATTTTCAAATTTGCAATGTAGGTAGCATGTTTCATTAATTTGGCCATGGGGCTTTCATCATAATTGTTGACTATTGTTGAAACTTCTGATTAAAATGGATTTGTAAAGACCCAAAAGGCTATTTAGATTGTCTTAGTAATTTGATTATCTATCCAAAATATCCAATTagagtttaataattaaaatgataTTGTGGACTTTACTTGATAGGCTACATTAGGAGGTCAGCTTACAGCAGACTTTCCAGGGAAGCCGGGATGGGACAGTAATGCAGCCACATTTCAAATGGTAATCGTTTCAAATAACTTGCACGGAGACTATCAACTGGCTAATGGCTATGGACACAATGAGGCTAAACGGGTTCTTAAGGTAACTCCATGTCTTCATGTTCCTCAACTTCTCTTCCTCCTTTTCATTAATTATCACAAAGTACTCTTTTATTttgcacacttttatttttgtcaatAGTTTGGACATCTTTGAATCTGCAGAAACATAGAAACAGTTTTATCACTATAGAAGacttcaattttttaaatagaCATGGAATTAATACTGTGAGAATACCAGTCGGATGGTGGATTGCTTATGATCCTGATCCTCCTGCTCCGTACATTGGTGGAACTTTGGAAGCTCTTGATAATGCATTTTCATGGGCACAGTAGGATTTGTTTACACCTTATTTCAGACAACTACtactttaaatttatatatagaagTATTTagacaataattttcttatataacTAAAAACTTTGGTGCAGATCATACGATATAAGATGCATTATTGATCTTCATGCTGCGCCTGGTTCCCAAAATGGCATGGAGCATAGTTCAAGTAGAGATGGTTCAACAAACTGGCCGACTCCAGATTACATCTCACAAACAATGCATGTTATAGATTTTCTAGCCTCCAGGTATTTTTGCACATTATTCGGAATTTGAAAATTGTGTTTTAATAAGTGAAACTTACTCACTTGTGTGTTATAAGTTCTGTAAACTTTAATTGCAACTGAATTCATAAAAGAAATTATGCACCATCTAGCTAGTTACATAATGTAGTTAACATCATATACATGGAAACtgaaaagaaattaaattaatctccAGTAAGACATACCAATTCATGCACATAATGATTAATGGAAAGAACTGGCTGGTGATTTTCTGTTGTTATGAGGTGTTGTTGAAATAATGT from Cannabis sativa cultivar Pink pepper isolate KNU-18-1 chromosome 4, ASM2916894v1, whole genome shotgun sequence carries:
- the LOC115715143 gene encoding probable glucan 1,3-beta-glucosidase A, with the protein product MELAFSKWAFTFLLLFGLFFYGGHSVEGLHGDSKVRAVNLGGWLVIEGWIKPSLFDGISNGDMLDGTEVQIKSLTRQKYLSAENGGGMNVTVDRDSPSSWETFKLWRVSSSQFQFRTSQGQFLTCTGLGCSVSATAGSPSTTETFDVERNNDRVHIKTTTGAYLQATLGGQLTADFPGKPGWDSNAATFQMVIVSNNLHGDYQLANGYGHNEAKRVLKKHRNSFITIEDFNFLNRHGINTVRIPVGWWIAYDPDPPAPYIGGTLEALDNAFSWAQSYDIRCIIDLHAAPGSQNGMEHSSSRDGSTNWPTPDYISQTMHVIDFLASRYAKHPVLLGIELLNEPSAATVPLDTLVSYYRQGYQIVRKYSASSYVIVCQRIGNADPLELYQANIGSHNLVVDLHYYNLFDTFFVNMSSWDNIQFIYKSREAQLQALNNANGPLIFIGEWVNEWNVTSGSQTDYQDFGRAQLEVYNAASFGWAYWTLKNDRKHWDFEWNIRNNYLQLGKSANTQNFMILIWLGLAYTLSYLNQVL